The Faecalibacter bovis genome includes the window GTAAAAAAAAACAAAATGGCAGATTTAAAAAAATTAGCTGAAGAGTTAGTAAACTTAACAGTTTTAGAAGTTAACGAATTATCTACAATCTTAAAAGACGAGTACGGAATCGAACCAGCTGCTGCTGCAGTTGTTGTTGCTGCTGCTGGAGGTGAAGCTGCAGAGGAGCAATCAGAATTTGACGTAATCTTAAAAGAGGCA containing:
- the rplL gene encoding 50S ribosomal protein L7/L12; its protein translation is MADLKKLAEELVNLTVLEVNELSTILKDEYGIEPAAAAVVVAAAGGEAAEEQSEFDVILKEAGASKLGVVKLVKELTGKGLKEAKDLVDSTPAVVKEAVSKDEAEALKKQLEEAGAVVELK